The DNA window AGACAGTTTCGGCGAACGAACAAAAGTATTTGAATCCTCGATCCCGGTTCCCGGTTGCTTCGTCTTCGATTGCCGATCACGCAGAAAGTGAGAGCGTCAGCTGGGAATGCTAGGAACAGGAACGAGGCTCGGTGACAAAGAAACCGACGGAGGAGGCGAGGCGTGCGTGAAACAGCAGTTTCAGAGATCAATGAACGATTGTTCCTGCCTCGGCTCGCGTCGTTCGTGTTCTACAGGTTGCCGCGGCACGCGTTCCCCCGCCGTGcaccttcttcttcttgtttgaTTCTAATCGAGAGTGCTCTGGCTCTTCTTAACCACCGCCCTCCCCCCCCTTCCTCTCCACCGTGTTTTTATCCGCGATTTTATACGCGGATAAGCCGTTTTTCTTTCGCAAACCGACTTCAACTCTTATCCAACCATCTTGTATCTTCACGAAGACAATTCTACGTCTTCGTTTTCCAAAAATTAACTAGGCTCGTAATACAGTAGCTTGAATCGATCTCCATCAGGTTTACAACGAAGTAGCAAATTTTGCAATATctaaaacagaaaataattaGTTTGAGCATACGCAAGGGTTGGAAAGAAGATTGTAAGTTCGGGAAGCTTGGAAAAACCGTGGGAAACAAATACAGTAACATATAAGACAGTTAATCCGACCGTTATAAGAATTTCAAGAATTATGCAATGAGCTgggaaatttttgaaaagtgCCATTTTCGTGACATCTATGAATAATAGTCTGAGTAATATATTGTAATAGATTATCCTCGGCAAAAAAgaatttgataaaaattatatttaacgaGTTGGGAAAATTTGGGAAATTCTGGAAAAGTGTCACGGCGATAACAAAAGTACATTCGGAAAGCTTGGATATCCATAAAAATGATTGCAATAATATACAATCCAGTTTGTTCGTCTGGAAaggtttttataaaaattctgtaattacttggaaaaatttgcaaaattctgGAAAAGTGTAACTAACAAAATGCATCTTCTTTTTGTTGCAGAGATTTGGTGGAGGGGGACCTGAGGTTGTCCGAGGACAGCGAGGATGAAACGAGCAAGGTAATCGAGTCTCTAAATTAATTAACTAGGTTCAAACTTCAGCGTATGGGCGTTTGCCACTCTGACGGCTTGGTATATCGAGCGTTTCGTAGTGCAAAGTCTCATGTACGTTAATATTATGaactctgtctctctttctctctttccccgaACAAATATGCTTTTGTTCGTAATTAATACTTGACTTTGTACTATTATTGTCTGCTGTATCAACTGTCGACAAAGGTATGACGAAAGCAACTGTATCGGGGTAATTCGTAATCGTTATGATTTTCTTTTCGCAGGGCACGTCACGGACGACGAGGGGCAACAGAAGCCCTGATCTCACCGTCGAGTAAGTATCCGTGCTCCccatgaaattatttattcatttgcaCCGTGAAATCCAACCCTGAAATAACTCTTATAAGAAATGTGTCCAATTGCTCTTCTGCTGCTCTATGAGTCTCATAAATTCTATCTTAAAAGAAGTCGTATACTGTACTTTGGTACATGATCATTGTCATTGTTTAAAAACTTCCAAACCAAATTGTCAAGCATGTATCTTGAATCAggagtacaattttattttacataaaggtACTCGATCTACTACACcatcattaaaaattgttacatgccaatataaaattcgacataAGAAGAATGTTAACCCTGTGCCTAGAAATTTAATAGAATAACTTTTCATCTCCTaatcaattcaaattttatttacacTAGTCGAATATTACACATTTCTAGCATTACCACTTAGAATTAGAGCTACTTATAGGTAGAGCATACTTTACCTTAATAGAAGCCAGACCCAGAAAGCCCAACAAGAAGAACAACTAAAAGAGCAACCAGAGCAACATCCCATCCCCTAATCAATTAAAATCCTATCCGCACCAGTCTAGTATGATACACTTCCAACGTTACCGCTTTGGATTCTTCGCAAAATCGTGAATTAACCAAACAATGATTTTCCCCACAGCCTGTCAGCACCCTTGATAGCGATGACACCGGCGCCCCCACCTCTGGCGCCCATGTCACCCATGGGTCTATCACCGGTAGGTCCTTTATCGCCTCCAAGGCCGCTGAGTCCGCCCAGACCTTCGTCACCGCCGAAGCAGATGACACCTCAGCAGGTGTTATCACCACCTCCGGTGAGCCCTTTGCAATCGAATGGTTCGCCGAGTCCTACGATCCATCAGAGGCCACCTAGCCCACCTCAGGCGCCCCCGAGTTCCGGAAGCGCGAGTTCCAGTTCCGATTCCGGTTCCGAATCTGGCTCGGAGAGCAGCGATGACTCCGATGACGAGATCGGTCCCCAGCCCACCAAAGGTCCTTCGACCCCGCCCTCGATATCACCAAAGAAGGACAACCTGATCGAGGAGCCACCCCCTGTGATCGAGGAGTCGAAGCCAAGGTGGAACCTCAGCGCCTACTTGAACAAGACGGCCGTGCCCCACGAGCAGAATCCTGAGACCAAGCAGCCGCAGGTAAGTCATCAGATTCATCGCTATTGCCTCTTTATCTTCATAGCTGATCAAAGATTGCACTCGACGATAGGCTCCAGAAGGCCGCGTTGTAAAATCAACCATCTTAATTCGTGTTACCAGGATTGCTCCAGGCGCGAGGGCTCCCCAGCAATGGTCCCGGATACGAGGACTCTCCGGGAGAAAGCAAGCCACGACTGGAAGCTAGACGAGGCTTTCAAAAGGACCCACACGGACTCGCTTAACACTATAATGAGCGACAGCGACCACCATTCGGACCAAGAGAAGACCCATCCAGCAGAAGAGAGTCGCGCGCCAGAGAAACCAAAGGTGGCAGACGCCAGAAAGCGTGGACGTCCTAGAAAACCCACGAAGAGCCCGAAAGGTGGACACCGGACGGAAGAGGCTCTCAAGAATGGGAAACCTCGAAGCCGGACGAGGCCGGTGGGCAGTCCTATAAAGAAGAAGCAGCCGATCTCGAAGGCCACGATCGCGACCAGCGACGATGGTAGCGATGACAGGTCTCAGGGTGCTTCCAGCGATTCTGACAGTGATCGTCCTGCCAGGGTATCGCCTGCGGTCACCACCGTCAACGAAAAGAGGCGGCCGAGACTCAGCGGTTCTTCTAGCGAGGACGAGAGTCCGGCGAATGGGAAGACGAATAGCGTCTCCGACGAGGATAGTTCAAGATGGAGGATGCCTCTCAAGAGGACCAAGCTGGCCGACTCCCCGAAGAagcaggagaagaagaagagcccCAACAAACCGAAATCGAGGAGGTCCAGCTCGAGAGTCAACGCTGCTGGCTCGGACTCTGACAGCGAGTCTGAAGTTTCTGTGAGGAACAGCCGCAAACAGATTGCTCGGTAAGGATTTAGGTTCTCTTAAAATATAATAGACGAGGCATTGAGAATTTAGTGCTAGACTCTGAATTATGTAATAAAGCAAATCCTGAAAGTTCTCTAATTTTTAACGTTCACAGGGTCCCTCCAAGGCCGAGGGCTCCACCGACAAGGACAACGTCCCCGGAGAACTCGGACAGCGACAACAGTCCAGGTCCGAAGCTTCAGGAAGAGGACGCAGGGAACGTTCAGGACAAGAAGAAGAGCGACACGCTGCGCAGGGTGTTCTCCACCTCTGTAGGGGGTGGGAAGGGTGGTGGTAAAGGTGGAAAGGGAGGGAAAGGTGGGGGAAAGTGCGGCATTTACGTGGAGGAGTATACAACATCAGCGAACACTCCGACAGGTGGCGAGAGTCCTTACAAGAGACCGTCGTCGCAGGCTTCCAGCGTAATTCAGACCTTCCCTCCGTTGACGTATGTAGACGGGGTGCCTAGTTTGTTCTGCAGGATCGATCTGAGCAGGATACCGCAGCACATATCGCAGCTGTCCAGGGGCCAGGAGTTCAGGGAGCGAACGGAATTGCCGGACACCAGGCCGTCCTTGAAGCAACCGGTGACCTTGACCGGTCAGGCACCAAGGCCACCGACTCCTGAAGAAGGTGAGATCGTTGATACGCCGCCTCCTCAGCAATTGCCTCCAGATACGAGGATCCACGGCGACGTGATCGCCGACAGCGATCATAAGAATCGTGCTGTGATCAAGGGCGAACCGATCGCGGACTCGAAGACCGGCATCGGCGGTGTTGTTGTCGGTGCTAGTGGTGGTGCTAGTGCGAGTGGTAGTGGTGCTAGTGGGGCGGGTAGCGCGCCCAAGAGGAAACGTAACCCGAGTTGTAGTTCTGTGTCCAGTTTGAGTACTGTGTGTGCCGCGGAGTCGAAGGCCAAGGGCTCGGCCGAGcacaaggagaagaagaagaggaagaggaaacaCGCTGACATCGAGCCCGCCGCTTGCAGGCCGTCTAGTCAGGTGAGCTAAGCTCCTTTGATCATCGTACTAACGGCAATCACTCGGGACTGTGGATTATCACTCGtttgcagaatatttttactAATGGTAACCTGGTGGTAACCCTGTAGACCCTGTAGGACGTTTGATACTAggcaatttattttctttaggtTCCTTGGGGCTTGAGAAATTCTAGACAATTCTTTGATACTCCCCTATGTTTCTAGAATGTTatccaattatttttattgtttcataTTGTCTCAATTTTTACGGGGAAATTTAGAAAAGACTATGAAAGGAATGAGAAATTACAAATGTAGGTAAACGATTAGTTTAGGAATACAGTTGCGATTGAACTTGACCCGTGTTGTCAAGGACAGTCTCGAGGACAGTCAAATAGACATCGATTTTGCTCTATAAAGTTAATATTTATCGTAACGAGCTTCGTTTAATCCAGAACctaatttattttcgaaatgGATCAAACTATcttttattattgtaaaaaaggGTTAATTGATTTTTTAGTAGGTAAAAGGTTAAGGAGACGTTCAAGGTACAATGAATAAATGATACACAGAGATGAAATGGAGGATAGCAGTACAGGAGCCTTCGTATCTGCACGAAATACCGTTTCCCTCCTTAACGTCACGCTCGGCGGTCTCCATAAGGGTGTGTCCCGATCCCCACCATCCTCACAATCCCATGATCCCATCCAGTATTATGCAGGAAATTATGATGAAAGGAAAAAGTGACGAATAAAGGAAGCATAACGAGACGTTAGAGAGCAGTGGAAGCTATTTTCTCTTCGCCCTCATTGGCTGAAGACTCAGTATTCTCTTGGAGGCGGAGCTAAGCTAGTTACTAGCCAATGAGATCAGAATTCAAATAGTTCTCACTATTCTCCAACGTCCCATTGGGTTTCCGTTCAATTGCATTAACCCATTTGAAGCATTACGATCGATCAAAAATAATAATCACCAATTTTCTGCTGTTGCATTTAAGCAGAAAAATAATTGTCATCAATTTCCTGTTGTTGTatttaaccagaaaaatttcaaaagagAAGATGTTTCATATTTTACTGGTTTGTATGTTATGGTACATATCATTACCGAGAAAATTGCGAGCGTGTACAGattaatgatgcaaatgggttattCAAATTTGAATGTACATTTGATACCGCTGACCATAACAGAACTAACGTAACCGTTCCTTACACAGCAGAGTGGTATACAACCAACGAACCACGAGCGGGAAGAGAAACCTGACACTAGTCTCTTGCCGCCACCACCTCCGCCTCAACGCGTCTATTATTCCTACTTCAACCTTCAAAATGAAGTCATGGAGGATCAGGATAGGTGGTGAGTCTTGTCTTCTTCTGTCCAAACCGTGGTTCGCCATCCCCATTCGGCTGTCAACCCCTATTCCGCACTTTCTCTATCATACCGAGTTTATACAAGAACATCGTCCACCATTTTCATTCAacaatcactagactgcgaatccttACACAGAATAAAAagtgtttgcattgattgcgaCGCAGGAGCTAAATAACATTTCTTTTACTTATTTTAACTATTTTATTGTGCTGAAACTATACCAcgatatccttaaatcttttgtaatgatacaagttaataatacatttttgtgCTGAATGCATAGAATATCCGCAGTCGAGTGGTCATTTTCGAATCTCAGGAAGTTAGGGGCCCGGACCACGGCAAACCTTCGACGCTGAAGAGGTGTAGATAATTATTAGTGAATGTTAATGTTCAATAGGGACCAGAACCAGTACCTGATGGAAGCGAAACGGCTGAAGCACAGCGCCGACAAGGAGTGCGAGCTCACGGCGCAGGGGATGCTCTACCTGGAAGCAGTTCTCTGTTTCCTGCTGACTGGGAATGCGATGGAGTCGGATCCCCTTACCGAGAGGGCGTCGTTCACCATGTACAAGGATACTCTGAGCCTCATCAAGTGAGTAGATCTCTAATTAACCGGGAGACCAAGCTCCCCAAAAGTTCTTTCTAATTAAACCGATCTCTGATTTCCCTACGTGTCCTCTCTCCGTCCAGGTACATCTCGTCGAAGTTCAAGAGCCAGCAGAACAACTCGCCCGAGAGCAGTATACACAATAAGCTGGCCATTCTAAGGTGAGTGCTATAGCCCCACTCTCTGTCTAACGATTTACGCTCCTTCTAACTTTAGACGTGTTCTTACAGCCTCTTTTGCCAGTCCCTCATCTACTTGAAACTGTTCCATATGCATAAACCGGAAGTCAAACAGACACAGAAGCTTCTGACAGAGTACCATCAGAAGGTAAGATCCTTCGTCACCAGGGTAAGGCTCTTCAGCATCGGAAGGGACAATGTCCTTTCTATGGTTCTTTTGGGTCGATTGTACTTGACATAGGGGACTTATTGTGTGGTTTTGCTTTGTGCTTTTCAGCAAGCAGCTCAGGCGACACCCGTGCAACCAGAGGGCCAAGGGACACCGTCTCTGTCACCGACGCCTTCGCCAGCTGGCTCTGTAGGATCTGTTGGCAGCCAAAGTTCTGGGTACAGCAGTGGCGAATTGGCGAACCGAGGAGCAGCCCCGTACGTAAGCGTCCCCTTCGGTGTCTACAACGCCATGGCGAAGCAAAACTATCAGTTCAACTTGATGTTGAATGGCCATGAACTGTGGGACCAGGCGCATGCTCTGGTGACGGATAAGCATAGAGGTGAGTTGATTTTTGAATTATGTTCGACCTCCTTTCCGCCTTAAGCCTTGAGCTCTGGTAGTTAGGTTTATATTCATGCAGGGGGTTGAAAATCAGAAGTAGTAATTCAGAGAAATTTTAGAATGTTTTCCTGTGAAGTTTTTCTATGCTCGAGGGCCTAGAATTAAGCTGGGAGATCATGATTTACAACGAGTTCATGTTGGTTCAAAGGAAAATTctaattcattttaaaaaattgagaaaccccCACCAATCGATTACAAGCTAGAAGACCTCACAAACCTAACCTTCTATTTCTCTTGGATTTTCCCAGACTTCTTCATCGAGCTGGACGAGAAGCTAGGACCCCTGACCCTGAAGAGTTCTCTGCGGGACCTGGTGCGCTACGTCCAGGCCGGCATAAAGAAGCTTCGTGATCTCTGACCACAGTGGCACAGCCCCCGACCACCCACCCCCAACTACATAACTTCTCTGCCGCAGAACATGGCCACGTATCCAACGATGTTCACGTAAAACcgatcgcaaaaaaaaaaaaaaacagaacagTGTTATCGCGGGGCTTAAGACGCTGCGCGAGTTACCAGAGATTGGTGTGCTAGAGAAGAAAATTCCTCCAGTCGAgagagaagaacaagaagaaccataaaaaaaaatcagaagaggtagaagaagaaaaagtcgAGCTTCATCGTCCTCGGCAGACAAGGGCTGTTGGGGTGAGGACAGGGGATTCGGTGGTCACGGGGTAGAGTATTCGGTCGCGAAGAGGATCGTTGAGAGTCCCTCTCTCTATCTACCAACTCTACTGAACACAACAGAGCTCATCGTCGTGCTCTTCGAGTAGTATTCAACCGACCGAACAACTCCCAGAAAGTTCTTCAGAGAACTTGAAGAACTTGAAGAAATTCTTCCTGTGTCGCGTTATTTTTCAAGAAGAGGAGACGACCCGGAAGACGACCTTGAAGAGCAACGAACGCGAAGACACGAAGAGGATGAATAACAAAGTGTGTTCGACCGGGGAAGAAATTGTTTTCTCATGTTTCTCCATTTGCAAATTACCAACGGATCGAAGAAGAGCAATGTCGACGATGTGAGTATATCACGGAGAGTGGATGAAAGAAGAGGAAgtggaaaaagaagaagaagaagtgccACAGAAGCGCCCGTGTGTTCTCGCTTCACGGTGCGCCGCAGCCGACGTTACCTGAAGCATGAGTCTCGTCTCGGCGATTCGAGTGCGACGAATACAAAagggatatataaatatatacataatatgCATATAGTTTATTacctatataaatatataaataattataaatatataaatatatatatatatttaataacgAAGAGAGAACCAACGTGTGAACGCGTTCAaccgcgtttttcgtttttaGCTAAAAACAAACATATTGAGGATTAAGTGCGTGAGCaagaaaaaaatagaaagaacggggtggggggagaagagagaaaaaaagggggAGAGAAAATTGAGAGAAGTGGAGAGACGCGCTAGGCGCGCGAGCAACAAGATCAACCGTCGATCACGATCGACGACACTATTaacaaaatattatataaatatatatatatatatataaatatataaatatattcacCGAGTGTCCAAGAAGGATGCTAGGCTCTTTTGTAGATAGGTTACGGAATaaaaaggggggaggggggccgGAAGGAGGAGAAGGGGGCAAAAAAAACGGTGACGTTTTTTTTAGATTAGACAGACTACGCAACAAGGATGAGCAGATATGATGAAGAGCACGAGGAATGGTGTAGACAGAGGGGAGAAATACACCCAATacatattatttacattacttAGCGTTTAAACAAGGGGAAATAAAGTAGAGGTTATAGCGACGAGATGcacgaaataagaaaataaaaaagaatattcagaaaattataACGTATAGCGCAttaccacacacacacacacacacaatacaGACGAAAACGACACACGAGTATACATACACAGACACACGCGTACAAACACGAGTTTAATACGTATCGCGATTAAAGTAAGAGGAGAGGGATGAATGGCAAGCAAGAGGCAAAGAGAGAAAGCGACGACAGACATACTAACCCTGGCAGATATTGTTTCatcaaataaattaaatgtttacgtaattatttatatttccaATGTGAGTAATATTccgttaacactaaacgtatcACAGGCGAATGGCCGGTTTTTTCATTTgacaattactgaaactataaaaatccaTGCACAGAAAGTTGGGAAATGAATTTCCCTATTAAAACATctgttataataaaaaataccgaaaatctGATTAATTTCaatgttgttatttttataaggcaacatttaTCAGTTAGTTTTAGGGGTTGGTTCGTTTAGTGTTAACGGTACAGCCAAATGCGAAGCAATGAGTTCGGTGTATGCTACTCCATAAAATTAAAGGAACACAAGAATTATTACCGTATAAaacaaaatgttaaaatatGCTTGCCTGTATTATTTTAAAGAGTGGACTCTCTTAGctttttccaaataaaaatttttctattctGTTATAAACAAGATTCAAAAGCTAAAGTTGCCTTCCTttcaaaattgtacaaattcGAACGACTCTATTTTTGATTTAAAACGCAATAAAATGGTGTGAAAAAATCGCAGATCATCTTTTAAGCGGTTATTATAAAGGAGAGACTTCCTTTATAAAGTCATATTGAAAAGAATGCGATGAAAAGCGCCGCAGAATTCTTTGAATTTGTGTAAATTTTGAATGAAGGAAAATCAACTTGAAAGGGTGAAAAAGTGAAGgattatatttaaccctttgcactcaattGGCGTCGTTTTGGTGACAGAATCAGCCACCTAATGGTAACAGCagcaatactatttttatttgcaatagAACAAAGCAAACCGAGAAAAGAAATCAAAGTAAATCAATTGACAAACTCTTCCAATGTTTTCAGAATAAAATTCCTTTATCATAAAATGTTTGGTTCTCGTTGTCTATTGGGATCACTGATGGCATCACAACATGTTaggagtgctaagggttaaatatacgttcaaatcaattattaaattaattgttaatCACATTTGTGATTTTTAAACAGCAGATTTTCTGTAATTATGAACGAAATACGGAGGTGAAAcataaaatgaatttaaaagcATTGATATATCATTATCAACGTACAAAAGTTATTAAACgatgaaacaaattttgatttggCTACGGTACAGAGCGATTAATGCAGAATATGTTTagtttgcgtaaagatccgcaatctaaacTGATTTTGattgaatattttctgccaggggTGGTATACGACACACAAGAAGGAGAAGCAAGACGATAAAGGGATGCAAATAACAATTAAATACCTAAAGGACCGTGCGCCCTCCTTGTTGAGGTTCGCGATCGCTAAATCGACGAAAACAAAGATAGAAGCGTAAACGGATAAGCGAGTTGCTCATgtgtatatttttgtaaataggTATTTGCGAGTGCCGCCGCCTTGAGGGCGGCCcgacgtcgcgacgccgcgCGTCTGGCCGACCCGCCCCAATTTTTGCTACCACAAATCTTATCGAGAATCAGGAAATTTCTGGTAAAAAAGCGtaagaagaataaaaaaagaatatttaaGTAATAAAgagatgaagaagaaaaaaaaactaacaCGGTACAGTTTAACGACGTTTAACACACCAAGAGACACTTTTACCGTCTTGTATAATGGTTCTTTTTACTTTCGACGATGCGCGCGTAGAACGAAAATCAACAACaaaaaagagaaaacaaaaaatgagaaaatagaAAAGAAGAACACAGAAGGAAAAAGGTTCAGTTTgcgttctttctctctttttccgtATACGTATATCGTTACGTTCTTTGACTTTCGTTTACGACTTTCTCTTGATATTCTTTTCGTTTGCTCGTCTATATTCTTCAGCTTCCTTTTTGCGTTGCATGCTTTTCCGTTCTCGCGGCCTTTCTCGTTACTTTCGCCGACGAATGGTGAAACGAGAGAGAATGATTATGTGGGCTCGGCTGATCGAGAACGCTTATGAGGTTCTCGGGGCGGTCGGGGGAGTGATGAGATTAACGTATACGATCATTTTCCGACAGTGGAGTTGGTgagaacgggagagagagagagagagagagagagagagagagaaagattgaaagaaaaaaagagagaaagagagggtggGGAGAGTGTTGGAAAAGCGGCTCGAAATTGTTGAAACGTGGTTGGGATATTGTTCTTGTTGTAATGCGAACATTGAAATTTGTTAGAGCGGAGTTTTCGGAAGAAGGAACCTAAGTTGCAACGCAATATTCAACGCTAGATTTACCGGACCTaaagtttttaatttacgattattgggattgtaaagatgcatttataggaaatttaatcAACACACTTATTTCTTGGAACGTATATTATGATGCAAGCCGCTAAAAATCTGACTAaatatattcttgttatttttataaaataatgcgaAACAGGcacttttagtgttccgtaaacctagtgttaataaaatggCTGCTTGAACACGTTAATGTCTCTAGAAAATAATTGTGTGAGTATTTACAGTGATTATGATCGACTGTTTGTAGTTTTAGGTTCCTTCTTTTGAAATGCAAAGGTTCTCAACATTTTATCTGTGGATTCAAAAGTATATTTGTATATTAAAATTCCTTGTagcctgttttttttttcttgttagaAGAGGATACTTAAAATACACTGATAGTTACAATCGTTCTTCCCAAACCTAAATCATCAATTGTATCAAATCATTTTGGTACGGTGAACAGCAAGAATGACCAATTGTGCGTTGAATTATGTTCTCTCTTTTACAAAACAGGATACAGTGACAGgatgcggatctctatgcagaTATAGATTTTTCTGGACTAATTTGTAGAGAGTAATCGAAAGGAAAATTTATTTGCTTTATCGAAGGTTACATTACACTTCAAAGAATATAAAGAACTTGTTTTcgcgattttataaatattttattatagtgAGTTATCACTAATCCCTTTCATTAAGGAGTTGGATTACGGAGAATCTATGTTTTGTTACAAATCCAGAATACATGGCATCaatattatgttttttttttttaatgattaaattgttttaaattaatGCATGATAAACAGCGACCAAATTCACGTcgtcaaatttttattataattaacaACCACGATCAGAGTTGTTTATAAAAGCATGAATCTAGGACCATAGTCTATACTGAAAGACACTTTCCGTCAGCGAAAATGTGCATTGACCACAATCGGAGCCGATTTCCACACTTTCCCCGCGATCGCCAAGAGAATGGTTAGTATCGCTGAGAAAATCGTTTACTATCACCGGGCCGGTTGGACGAGACCCCGTGGGCCCATAGAGTTACTCTAATCGCGGTCCAATGGTTCACGGGATACAATTTTCTACCTCGTGTGCGAACGAACACACACGCAGACACACGctcagacacacacacacacacacacacacacatacgcacGCGTGCTCAAAAGTGGCTGAACGAGGATTtcaagtgagagagagaaagagaaaataagaataaaaaaagaatactATAAAAGCTcgaaaggaagaagaagaagaagaagaaacagaaaaaagtctattaagaaaagaaagttTTGATATTTTCGAGACACATatttatagaggatacgtataAATATCAGGCCCCGGGTCTCGTCCGCCGTGGTCCCGGCGATTATGGTTGTCGATCGCGTGTCCCCCACGATCCCGTAACGAGAAACCAACACATGTCGGAATGTTTTGTGCGTGTGATGAGCTGTTACCGATTCGACAAACGTGTgtatgtttcaattaattttggCATTTTGGTCTCTGCTTTTTCTGTTCGTCTCTCCTTCGTTTAGTCGTTGCAGACTAATTTTTCGCGAGCGAGTTCCTAGCTTGACCTCCAAAGATGATAATGGGTGCTGCGGTTACTATTGCCACGTAAGGGACAGAAGCGATTCGGATCTCTTAATGATTCAATTAGATCCATGATTATTCCCCCCTTTGTATCCTCTCCTGGATCGGTTTTGAAATTTTCTCTCCTTTACCGTGCTctctcttcccccctcccctatttcgttttcttttaaGAAATTTTATTGT is part of the Halictus rubicundus isolate RS-2024b chromosome 3, iyHalRubi1_principal, whole genome shotgun sequence genome and encodes:
- the Lilli gene encoding AF4/FMR2 family member lilliputian isoform X3 gives rise to the protein MKKPRVERDRLRQRDRQARAAMSVQAEQAAAGGGPDTRHHHHGHHNHAHHHSNPHALAAPLFRAPVRVNPDAQDSTTQQIQSKLGNYSLVKHLLDEPKRLIGIEGVPASPAPSSATSSLRTSSSSVGSNSRSSPSGQEFKKPGGPRTGSSSSSSSSHQRGGFVKPADGKPPYGGRGGYPGQPVKHGGNSNDHRSHGLLPAKGPPPNSPGNGTLGGNSSIGNSGGSRLHSAASRLSRLPLDNGTSSRPVPAENSADLEIIMKEMTVPPTPLTAIAQTPRKELETKFTFNPLLAKLTEVPPPEPTKPQRERHSANRLSADLVEGDLRLSEDSEDETSKGTSRTTRGNRSPDLTVDLSAPLIAMTPAPPPLAPMSPMGLSPVGPLSPPRPLSPPRPSSPPKQMTPQQVLSPPPVSPLQSNGSPSPTIHQRPPSPPQAPPSSGSASSSSDSGSESGSESSDDSDDEIGPQPTKGPSTPPSISPKKDNLIEEPPPVIEESKPRWNLSAYLNKTAVPHEQNPETKQPQDCSRREGSPAMVPDTRTLREKASHDWKLDEAFKRTHTDSLNTIMSDSDHHSDQEKTHPAEESRAPEKPKVADARKRGRPRKPTKSPKGGHRTEEALKNGKPRSRTRPVGSPIKKKQPISKATIATSDDGSDDRSQGASSDSDSDRPARVSPAVTTVNEKRRPRLSGSSSEDESPANGKTNSVSDEDSSRWRMPLKRTKLADSPKKQEKKKSPNKPKSRRSSSRVNAAGSDSDSESEVSVRNSRKQIARVPPRPRAPPTRTTSPENSDSDNSPGPKLQEEDAGNVQDKKKSDTLRRVFSTSVGGGKGGGKGGKGGKGGGKCGIYVEEYTTSANTPTGGESPYKRPSSQASSVIQTFPPLTYVDGVPSLFCRIDLSRIPQHISQLSRGQEFRERTELPDTRPSLKQPVTLTGQAPRPPTPEEGEIVDTPPPQQLPPDTRIHGDVIADSDHKNRAVIKGEPIADSKTGIGGVVVGASGGASASGSGASGAGSAPKRKRNPSCSSVSSLSTVCAAESKAKGSAEHKEKKKRKRKHADIEPAACRPSSQQSGIQPTNHEREEKPDTSLLPPPPPPQRVYYSYFNLQNEVMEDQDRWDQNQYLMEAKRLKHSADKECELTAQGMLYLEAVLCFLLTGNAMESDPLTERASFTMYKDTLSLIKYISSKFKSQQNNSPESSIHNKLAILSLFCQSLIYLKLFHMHKPEVKQTQKLLTEYHQKVRSFVTRQAAQATPVQPEGQGTPSLSPTPSPAGSVGSVGSQSSGYSSGELANRGAAPYVSVPFGVYNAMAKQNYQFNLMLNGHELWDQAHALVTDKHRDFFIELDEKLGPLTLKSSLRDLVRYVQAGIKKLRDL